The Streptomyces sp. ICC1 DNA window CCCGCGAGGAGTTCCACGACTACCTGGAGTGGGCTGCCTCCGACGTCGACCACATGGTGCGCTACGACAGCGAAGTGGTCTCCGTACGTCCCGTCATCGAAGGCGGTGCGGACGGCGCGGCCACCCTGTTCGAGGTGGTCTCCCGCGATCCCGGCAGCGACGAGGAGACCGTCCACAGGGCCCGGAACATCGTGGTGGCCTGTGGCCTGGAGGCCGTCATGCCTGACGGCGTCACCGCCTCGGAACGCGTCTGGCACAGCGGCAGTCTCCTGACCAACCTCGCCGAGCTCAAGGACGACGCCCCCAAGCGCTTCGTCGTGGTGGGTGCGGGGCAGAGCGCGGCCGAGGCCACCGAGTACCTGCACCGCACCCACCCCCACGCCGAGGTGTGCGCGGTGCTGTCCCGGTTCGGCTACAGCCCGGCGGACGACAGCCCGTACGCCAACCGCGTCTTCGACCCGGAAGCGGTCGACGTCTGGTTCGACGCGCCCGAGCCGGTCCGGGACCGGCTCATGGACTACCACCGCAACACCAACTACTCGGTGGTCGACCTCGACCTCATCGTGGACCTCTACCGCACGGAGTACCAGGAGAAGGTCCGCGGCGAGCACCGGCTGCGCATCCTGCGCGCCTCCCGGGTCACCGGCGTGTCCGAACAGGCCACCGGCGTCGTCGTGCACCTCGAGGACCTGCCGGCCGAGGCCCGCAAGGAACTCGACGCCGACGTCGTCGTGTTCGCCACCGGATACCGGCCGTTCGAGCCCACCGGCCTGCTCGGCGACGCGGGACGCCACTGCGTGCGCGACGAGCAGGGACGGCTCGGCATCACCCGGGACTACCGCGTGCGCACCGACTCCGCCGTTCGCGCCGGGATCTACGTGCAGGGCGGCACCGAGCACACGCACGGCATCACCTCGTCCCTGCTGTCCATGGTCGCCGTCCGGTCCGGCGAGATACTCGCCTCCATCGTCGAGCAGCGCGACCGGCAGGCCGATCCGGCTGCCGACGCCGGCAAGAAGCCGTGAGCGGGCTTCCCTCCGCTGACGTGGCCGTGGTCGGCGCCGGCATCGTCGGAGCCGCGATCTTCCACGAACTGGCCGACCGGGGCCTCAAGGTCACCGCCGTCGACGCCCATCGCGGTGGCGGAGGAACCACCGCCCGGTGCGGCGGAGTCGTCCGCGCCTACCACGACGATCCGGTGCTGTCCGACCGGTCCCTCGTCGGCTGGCGCTACTTCCGGTCGTTCGCCGAACGCACCGGCGTCGACGTCCCCTTCCAGTCGTGCGGCTTCCTCTACCTGCCGGCTCTCGACCGGGCACAGTAC harbors:
- a CDS encoding lysine N(6)-hydroxylase/L-ornithine N(5)-oxygenase family protein, whose protein sequence is MVGIGFGPSNLALAIALEEHNEALGGEQALTGVFLERKQSFGWHRGMLIEGATMQVSFLKDLATLRNPVSRFAFVSYLHDKGRLVDFINQKSFFPTREEFHDYLEWAASDVDHMVRYDSEVVSVRPVIEGGADGAATLFEVVSRDPGSDEETVHRARNIVVACGLEAVMPDGVTASERVWHSGSLLTNLAELKDDAPKRFVVVGAGQSAAEATEYLHRTHPHAEVCAVLSRFGYSPADDSPYANRVFDPEAVDVWFDAPEPVRDRLMDYHRNTNYSVVDLDLIVDLYRTEYQEKVRGEHRLRILRASRVTGVSEQATGVVVHLEDLPAEARKELDADVVVFATGYRPFEPTGLLGDAGRHCVRDEQGRLGITRDYRVRTDSAVRAGIYVQGGTEHTHGITSSLLSMVAVRSGEILASIVEQRDRQADPAADAGKKP